Proteins co-encoded in one Zymomonas mobilis subsp. mobilis ATCC 10988 genomic window:
- the rpe gene encoding ribulose-phosphate 3-epimerase, producing MSKLPLIAPSILSADFAHLGDEVAAIDQAGADWIHIDVMDGHFVPNITIGPMVVKALRPYSQKPFDVHLMIAPVDQYIEAFSEAGADIISFHPEAGAHPHRTIQHIKSLGKKAGLVFNPATPLSWLDYLMDDLDLIMVMSVNPGFGGQKFIKTQLEKIKDIRQRITASGRDIRLEVDGGIDATTAPLAVEAGADVLVAGTASFKGGATCYTDNIRILRKS from the coding sequence ATGAGTAAATTACCCCTGATTGCTCCCTCTATCCTTTCGGCGGATTTTGCCCATTTGGGAGATGAGGTCGCGGCGATAGATCAGGCCGGTGCCGATTGGATCCATATTGATGTGATGGATGGCCATTTCGTGCCGAATATCACCATAGGCCCCATGGTTGTGAAGGCTTTGCGTCCCTATAGCCAAAAGCCTTTTGATGTCCATTTGATGATTGCGCCTGTCGATCAATATATCGAGGCTTTTTCTGAAGCGGGTGCTGATATTATCAGTTTCCATCCCGAAGCGGGCGCGCATCCCCATCGCACTATTCAGCATATCAAATCATTGGGCAAAAAAGCGGGATTAGTTTTTAATCCGGCGACCCCTTTAAGCTGGCTTGATTATCTAATGGATGATCTTGATCTGATTATGGTGATGAGCGTTAACCCCGGTTTTGGCGGCCAAAAATTTATCAAAACCCAATTAGAAAAGATTAAAGATATCCGTCAAAGAATTACCGCCTCTGGGCGGGATATCCGCTTGGAAGTGGATGGCGGAATTGATGCCACGACTGCACCGCTTGCCGTCGAAGCCGGTGCCGATGTTTTGGTCGCGGGAACGGCCAGCTTTAAAGGCGGCGCAACATGTTACACCGATAATATCAGGATATTGCGTAAATCATGA
- a CDS encoding lactate utilization protein B, with product MEKSDPTALTEAQPRGAVIKGNHPVDQSEAANRFIAAPRHEKSHDKRLWELRKRRDHAMHSIEEWEELRQLASDIKSHTLSRLDEYLLEFEKNATANGVHVHWALDAEEHNKIVLDILNSHKAKRFIKSKSMLTEECGLRDYLKKADIEVVETDLGERIQQLDNEDPSHVVVPAVHKLCEDVAQVFHKSYGSDEHNADAHYLAECQREATRPLILSADAGMTGCNYAVAETGSIVVCTNEGNADLSANVPPLHIASVGIEKVIPRLEDVPVFVRLLSRSALGSPITQYTSHFRAPRKGGEMHIILVDNGRSERLKNETFRHSLKCIRCGACMNTCPVFRRSGGLSYGATYAGPIGLIIDPTYNLHKYSRLPFSSTLNGSCANVCPVKINIHEQIASWRQFISENHELPFVKKAMMKSAGALLSSPKLYRKALPITNSILRHLPHFAIYNRLNSWTTGREMPEVKRETFYQWYQKNRGKKA from the coding sequence ATGGAAAAATCGGATCCAACCGCTTTAACCGAAGCCCAACCACGAGGTGCCGTTATCAAAGGCAACCATCCGGTCGATCAATCAGAAGCAGCCAACCGCTTCATTGCCGCGCCCCGTCATGAAAAATCCCATGATAAAAGATTGTGGGAATTGCGGAAAAGACGCGATCACGCGATGCATTCCATCGAAGAATGGGAAGAATTGCGACAACTGGCATCCGATATCAAAAGCCATACTCTGTCTCGGCTGGATGAATATCTGCTGGAATTTGAAAAGAACGCCACCGCCAACGGGGTGCATGTCCATTGGGCATTAGATGCCGAAGAACATAACAAAATCGTCCTCGACATTCTGAACAGCCATAAAGCCAAACGCTTCATCAAAAGCAAATCCATGCTGACCGAAGAATGTGGCCTGCGGGATTATCTTAAAAAAGCGGATATCGAGGTTGTTGAAACGGATCTTGGCGAACGGATTCAACAGCTCGATAACGAAGACCCAAGCCATGTCGTGGTTCCGGCTGTGCATAAACTCTGCGAAGATGTCGCACAGGTCTTTCACAAAAGCTATGGCTCGGACGAACATAACGCCGATGCCCATTATCTCGCCGAATGTCAGAGGGAAGCGACACGGCCGCTTATTCTCTCGGCTGATGCCGGCATGACCGGTTGCAACTATGCGGTCGCCGAAACAGGCAGCATTGTGGTCTGCACCAATGAAGGCAATGCCGATCTTTCGGCGAATGTCCCGCCACTCCATATCGCTTCTGTCGGGATTGAAAAGGTCATCCCCCGCCTTGAAGATGTGCCGGTCTTTGTCCGGCTGTTATCACGCAGCGCTTTGGGATCACCGATTACGCAATATACCTCACATTTCCGCGCGCCGAGAAAAGGCGGCGAAATGCATATTATTCTTGTTGATAATGGCCGTTCGGAAAGACTGAAAAACGAAACATTTCGCCATTCACTGAAATGTATTCGCTGCGGCGCTTGCATGAATACCTGTCCGGTTTTCCGCCGCTCGGGAGGTCTCAGCTATGGGGCAACCTATGCTGGTCCCATTGGCCTGATTATCGACCCGACCTATAATCTCCATAAATATAGCCGCTTGCCGTTTTCTTCGACCTTGAATGGCAGTTGTGCCAATGTCTGTCCGGTCAAAATCAATATCCATGAACAGATCGCGTCTTGGCGGCAATTTATTTCAGAAAATCACGAATTACCTTTTGTGAAAAAGGCAATGATGAAATCAGCCGGAGCCTTACTCTCCAGTCCGAAACTCTATCGGAAAGCCCTACCGATCACGAACAGCATCCTGCGGCATTTACCGCATTTTGCGATTTATAACCGCTTGAACAGTTGGACAACCGGACGGGAAATGCCGGAGGTAAAACGCGAAACCTTCTATCAGTGGTATCAGAAAAACAGAGGGAAAAAAGCATGA
- a CDS encoding LutC/YkgG family protein — protein MTSRQRILDNIALARHDAEHPLPKVPLFDDKAATTDLVSQFTQAVINMGGEVAALEGQSLAELVDKKTKDAKIICSHVEEIKGNFPLTTDTQPTDLKDVDFGIVRASFAVAETGSLCLTDSNFGINTLGYLPQHLIVLVDPADILFNLHNAYQRPEWREHGYAVFHTGPSATADIEGILIHGAQGVRSLLVILQPRQA, from the coding sequence ATGACCAGCCGTCAACGCATTCTCGACAATATCGCGCTTGCCCGCCATGATGCCGAACATCCTCTACCGAAGGTGCCGCTTTTCGATGACAAAGCGGCGACAACCGATCTGGTAAGCCAATTCACCCAAGCGGTTATCAATATGGGCGGTGAGGTTGCCGCGCTAGAAGGTCAAAGCTTGGCGGAATTGGTTGATAAAAAGACCAAAGACGCAAAAATCATCTGCTCCCATGTCGAAGAAATAAAGGGCAATTTCCCGCTAACCACCGACACCCAACCAACCGATTTGAAAGATGTTGATTTCGGCATTGTCCGAGCGTCTTTCGCGGTCGCTGAAACCGGTTCACTTTGCCTGACAGACAGCAATTTTGGTATCAATACATTGGGTTATCTGCCGCAACATCTGATTGTTTTGGTCGATCCGGCTGATATCCTGTTTAACCTGCATAATGCCTATCAACGGCCAGAATGGCGCGAACATGGCTATGCTGTTTTCCATACAGGGCCTTCCGCCACGGCCGACATCGAAGGGATTCTTATCCACGGTGCGCAAGGTGTCCGTTCTCTTTTGGTGATTTTGCAACCGCGCCAAGCGTAA
- a CDS encoding heparinase II/III family protein: protein MREKGDPDLNGDENSGEPKPGKWLIRVNSDKQPSLTERIVNRLSRLSWHTPFYALRLRGRPPLRLMAVPRDPFSGNAEAGNAIRHGEIRFFHEKIKLDHPLFPVTGISPEFTDYLHSFIWLRDLAAAGNRQEVAKIAEKLTRNWLEVHADEIDDKAWQPDIWGRRILFWGAYAPLILSSTDLVYRSKLLNSLARGGRHLSRSADKMPNGLNRAIAWMGLVAATLLLPDEKTFLQRHEQGLLKALNRCLFEDGGIISRTPYDQLELVEYSAMLLAVYHSRDMQPNTMITRMMARAVRALLGVTLGDGGLASFQGGVPVDKKRVDAAIYAAGIRSRPLSRAGEWGYQRLSHGQTTLVIDTAPPPVIHRAGLASASTLAFEMSDGADRLIVNCGGVLGSDLDQGDTSEALPPELSQLLRATAAHSTLVLKDSNSTALMEDGSLGRGVSEVELDRHEGQNGSLLEASHDGYMRRFGFIHRRKLALSANGWELRGEDILLPAGRRRASEMPFILRFHLAPWVEVTNTADGMGALLRIERGALWQFRCRGGKLGCEPSIWIDPTGWPRLTNQITISGLTPAGGCNIDWVLKRAG, encoded by the coding sequence ATGAGAGAAAAGGGAGATCCCGATCTTAACGGAGATGAAAACTCCGGCGAGCCGAAACCCGGTAAATGGTTGATCCGTGTCAATAGTGACAAGCAGCCTTCTTTAACCGAACGGATTGTTAACCGTTTGAGTCGCTTGTCATGGCACACCCCTTTTTATGCCCTGCGTTTGCGGGGGCGACCGCCTTTGCGGTTGATGGCGGTGCCACGCGATCCTTTTTCCGGTAATGCCGAAGCCGGTAATGCTATCCGTCATGGAGAAATTCGGTTTTTCCATGAAAAGATTAAGCTGGATCACCCTCTCTTCCCTGTTACAGGGATTTCGCCTGAATTTACGGATTATCTGCATAGCTTTATCTGGCTGCGCGATTTGGCGGCAGCCGGAAATCGGCAGGAAGTCGCCAAAATTGCGGAAAAACTGACCCGAAACTGGCTTGAAGTCCATGCTGATGAAATTGATGATAAAGCGTGGCAACCCGATATTTGGGGACGCAGGATTTTATTTTGGGGCGCTTATGCGCCACTTATTTTATCCTCGACCGATTTGGTTTACCGATCGAAATTATTAAACAGCCTTGCCCGTGGAGGGCGGCATCTGTCCCGCAGTGCTGATAAAATGCCAAACGGCCTTAACCGTGCCATTGCATGGATGGGTTTGGTGGCAGCAACCCTATTATTGCCGGATGAAAAAACCTTCCTACAGCGGCATGAGCAGGGTTTGTTAAAGGCTTTGAACCGTTGTCTTTTTGAAGATGGTGGTATCATCAGCCGCACCCCCTATGACCAGCTTGAGTTGGTTGAATATAGTGCGATGCTGTTGGCGGTGTATCATTCCCGCGATATGCAGCCCAACACCATGATTACCCGTATGATGGCGCGTGCTGTCAGGGCTTTGTTAGGTGTAACCTTGGGCGATGGTGGGCTTGCCAGTTTCCAAGGCGGTGTTCCAGTCGATAAAAAACGGGTCGATGCCGCTATCTATGCCGCGGGTATTCGCAGTCGCCCGTTAAGTCGTGCCGGTGAATGGGGTTATCAGCGTTTAAGTCATGGTCAGACGACTTTGGTGATTGATACGGCTCCGCCGCCGGTTATTCATCGTGCCGGATTGGCTTCGGCTTCGACATTGGCTTTTGAAATGTCGGATGGTGCCGATCGCTTGATTGTTAATTGCGGCGGCGTTTTGGGAAGTGATCTTGACCAAGGCGATACCAGCGAAGCCTTGCCGCCGGAATTAAGCCAATTATTGCGGGCAACCGCTGCCCATTCAACCCTTGTTTTGAAAGACAGCAATTCGACCGCTTTGATGGAAGATGGCAGTCTGGGGCGCGGTGTTAGTGAAGTCGAGCTGGATCGCCATGAAGGCCAGAATGGTAGCCTGTTAGAAGCTAGTCATGACGGCTATATGCGGCGTTTCGGTTTTATTCACCGCCGGAAGCTGGCTTTATCGGCCAATGGTTGGGAATTACGGGGTGAGGATATTTTGTTGCCTGCGGGGCGCAGAAGAGCCAGCGAGATGCCCTTTATTCTGCGTTTCCACCTCGCCCCTTGGGTAGAGGTGACCAATACGGCTGATGGCATGGGGGCTTTGTTACGAATTGAGCGGGGCGCCTTGTGGCAATTCCGTTGCCGTGGTGGGAAATTGGGATGCGAACCCAGCATCTGGATTGATCCGACAGGGTGGCCGCGTTTGACCAACCAGATTACGATATCCGGTTTAACCCCAGCTGGTGGCTGTAATATTGATTGGGTGTTGAAAAGAGCGGGATAA
- a CDS encoding (Fe-S)-binding protein, producing the protein MRVALFVPCYVDEFHPEVGIATLELLEKLGVDVEYPPEQTCCGQPMTNSGCHEESAATEANFVRNFAGYDYIVSPSGSCTHHVRANMDAVEQSDAVKEVRSRSFELVEFLHDILKVEAFPWAEFPHKVALHNNCNALRGLNIASMSELRVPFFSKPKSLLEKVKGLTFTELERPDECCGFGGTFSVFEEGVSTAMGYDKVQDQYRSGAEYVTSSDSSCMMHQQGCAERLGLPLKYIHIAQILNGARE; encoded by the coding sequence ATGCGGGTTGCTTTGTTTGTTCCCTGTTATGTGGACGAATTTCATCCAGAAGTAGGCATCGCCACCCTCGAATTGCTAGAAAAGCTGGGGGTTGATGTCGAATATCCACCAGAACAGACATGTTGTGGTCAGCCGATGACCAATTCTGGCTGTCATGAGGAATCGGCGGCAACGGAAGCCAATTTTGTCCGCAATTTTGCCGGTTATGATTATATTGTCAGCCCTTCGGGAAGCTGTACCCATCATGTCCGTGCCAATATGGATGCGGTCGAACAAAGTGATGCGGTGAAAGAAGTCCGCAGCCGTAGCTTTGAACTGGTCGAATTTCTCCATGATATTCTGAAAGTCGAAGCCTTTCCTTGGGCGGAATTTCCTCACAAAGTAGCCTTGCACAATAACTGTAATGCCCTTCGCGGCCTGAATATCGCCAGCATGTCAGAATTGCGGGTGCCGTTTTTCTCAAAGCCCAAATCGCTTCTTGAAAAGGTCAAAGGCCTGACCTTTACCGAATTGGAACGCCCTGACGAATGTTGCGGCTTTGGCGGCACTTTTTCTGTCTTTGAAGAAGGGGTCTCGACCGCCATGGGCTACGACAAGGTGCAAGACCAATATCGCTCAGGTGCAGAATATGTCACCTCTTCCGACAGCTCTTGTATGATGCATCAACAGGGCTGTGCTGAACGCTTGGGACTCCCGTTAAAATATATTCATATTGCCCAAATCTTGAACGGAGCGCGTGAATAA